One Miscanthus floridulus cultivar M001 chromosome 11, ASM1932011v1, whole genome shotgun sequence DNA window includes the following coding sequences:
- the LOC136491652 gene encoding uncharacterized protein, with protein MTVGPYCSSTTLPNGRIPEEGRAGRPPGAVKPPSVPLLPPACALILSLIALDEEGERKKKRRHGSVHGREVVYRDIQAVNLRIVADYFADVPMYNEKFFRRRFRMSRNLFLRIVEGVEAQDDYFRQRPNVVGLLGATALQKVVGSVRMLAYDVPADSMDEVVRIAESTMIEAFKHFVKTVVDVFGDQYLRPPNDDDTRKLLASNERRGWPGMLGCIDCMHWRWKNCPTMILEAVSSQDLWIWHSFFGLLGSLNDVNVLQRSPLFQRKRILTMLKMVVRC; from the exons ATGACCGTCGGACCATACTGTAGCAGTACGACGCTCCCCAATGGTCGAATTCCAG AAGAAGGCCGCGCCGGTCGTCCTCCCGGCGCCGTGAAGCCTCCCTCCGTGCCCCTGCTCCCTCCGGCCTGCGCTCTTATcttgagcttgattgcacttgaTGAGGAAGgggagagaaagaagaagaggcgACATGGATCAGTCCATGGACGTGAGGTGGTTTACAGAGACATACAAGCTGTCAATTTGAGAATTGTCGCTGACTATTTTGCAGATGTACCGATGTACAATGAGAAATTTTTCAGGAGAAGGTTTCGGATGTCAAGAAATCTGTTTTTGCGGATTGTTGAAGGTGTCGAAGCTCAAGATGACTATTTCAGGCAAAGGCCAAATGTTGTAGGGTTACTTGGTGCCACTGCATTGCAAAAAGTGGTTGGTTCAGTCCGTATGCTTGCATATGATGTACCAGCCGATTCAATGGATGAGGTAGTGAGAATAGCAGAAAGCACAATGATTGAGGCCTTCAAGCATTTTGTTAAAACCGTAGTAGATGTCTTCGGAGATCAGTACTTGAGACCACCAAATGATGATGACACAAGGAAGCTTTTGGCCTCAAATGAAAGGAGAGGATGGCCGGGTATGTTGGGTTGCATAGATTGTATGCATTGGCGGTGGAAGAATTGCCCTACAATGATCCTTGAAGCCGTGTCTTCTCAAGATTTGTGGATTTGGCACTCCTTTTTTGGACTACTGGGCTCCCTCAACGACGTCAATGTATTGCAGCGATCACCACTCTTCCAAAGGAAGAGGATTTTGACTATGCTCAAGATGGTGGTGAGGTGTTGA